From a single Kitasatospora sp. NBC_00458 genomic region:
- a CDS encoding helix-turn-helix domain-containing protein, with amino-acid sequence MALDPALPVGRRIQYFRERAGKSRAVLAALVGRSPSWLKQVENGALLPPRLPMLIRIAQHLGVDDLAQLTGDVSMPRELYSGAEHASLASVRRAVDGAPLGPAGGPAPRLDHIEVQLANAWRTRMVRGDHRTALAELLPPLLSAASVAASHPDCNDRRRAEVLYAGALNLTQMFAAFQGDGNLVWRIAERALATARASADSVAIAQSCWFLVEAFRKTGQWESAQSLTEDALRLLDPVRTESPELAAAWADMAFHAAITHAVAGEAGDAWGWIDRASAVAETLPTDLWIPSTSGSRQAVALHSVTVAVELRQLGTAVRWAGRLPVAEVKAVPRRGRHLIEVARVHALRGEQDKVAELLTDAVAVAPETARWNEETRAMVRGLVGGPQSVRQAGRRLADSIGMAA; translated from the coding sequence ATGGCCCTTGATCCTGCCCTGCCTGTTGGTCGGCGCATCCAGTACTTCAGGGAACGTGCTGGGAAGTCCCGTGCGGTGCTGGCGGCCCTCGTGGGGAGGTCGCCGAGTTGGCTCAAGCAAGTGGAGAACGGTGCGCTGCTGCCTCCGCGCCTCCCCATGTTGATAAGGATCGCGCAGCATCTCGGGGTGGATGATCTCGCGCAGCTGACCGGCGACGTCAGCATGCCTCGGGAGCTGTACTCGGGTGCGGAGCATGCATCCCTCGCGTCCGTGCGGCGAGCTGTCGATGGAGCTCCTCTGGGGCCGGCGGGAGGGCCGGCTCCTCGTCTCGACCACATCGAGGTCCAGTTGGCGAACGCCTGGCGAACCCGCATGGTGAGAGGGGATCACCGAACGGCGCTCGCGGAGTTGCTGCCCCCGCTTCTGTCGGCCGCGTCCGTCGCCGCATCGCATCCCGACTGCAACGATCGGCGCCGCGCGGAGGTGCTGTATGCCGGTGCTCTGAACCTGACGCAGATGTTCGCGGCCTTCCAGGGTGACGGCAATCTGGTGTGGCGGATCGCGGAGCGGGCTCTCGCGACGGCACGTGCGTCGGCGGATTCCGTGGCGATCGCGCAGTCCTGCTGGTTTCTCGTGGAGGCGTTCCGGAAGACGGGCCAGTGGGAGAGTGCGCAGTCATTGACCGAGGATGCGCTCCGGCTGCTCGACCCTGTGCGCACGGAATCCCCCGAGCTGGCTGCGGCATGGGCGGACATGGCGTTCCATGCGGCCATCACGCACGCCGTTGCCGGGGAGGCCGGTGATGCCTGGGGGTGGATCGACCGTGCGTCCGCCGTCGCGGAGACCCTGCCGACCGATCTCTGGATCCCTTCAACCTCCGGATCACGTCAGGCAGTCGCCCTGCATTCGGTCACCGTGGCGGTCGAACTTCGACAACTCGGTACCGCCGTCCGTTGGGCCGGGCGTCTGCCGGTTGCAGAGGTCAAGGCCGTCCCGCGTCGAGGTCGACACCTGATCGAGGTGGCCCGGGTGCATGCGCTTCGGGGTGAACAGGACAAGGTTGCGGAGCTGCTGACGGATGCCGTGGCCGTGGCACCCGAGACAGCTCGGTGGAACGAGGAGACGCGCGCGATGGTGAGGGGGCTGGTCGGAGGCCCGCAGTCCGTTCGGCAGGCAGGCCGACGTCTTGCCGACTCCATTGGTATGGCGGCGTAG
- a CDS encoding cupin domain-containing protein, which translates to MSVIRSTEARRTETPNAVMTTYASPGQGGTGLALWRVEMAPGRSGPRHAMDTEQVWTFLAGSAAVDLAGETLTVATGDTLVLPPDLPRQMRSEDGFTAVVASPAPSQAVNLETGDRVTPPWTA; encoded by the coding sequence TTGTCCGTCATCCGCAGCACCGAAGCCCGTCGCACCGAGACGCCCAACGCCGTCATGACCACGTACGCCTCGCCCGGCCAGGGCGGTACGGGCCTCGCCCTCTGGCGGGTCGAGATGGCCCCGGGCCGCTCGGGTCCCCGACACGCCATGGACACCGAGCAGGTGTGGACCTTCCTCGCCGGCTCGGCCGCCGTCGACCTGGCGGGCGAGACGCTGACGGTCGCCACCGGCGACACCCTCGTCCTCCCGCCGGACCTCCCCCGGCAGATGCGGTCCGAGGACGGCTTCACCGCCGTGGTCGCCTCCCCGGCCCCCTCCCAGGCCGTCAACCTGGAGACCGGCGACCGCGTCACCCCGCCCTGGACCGCCTGA
- a CDS encoding MDR family MFS transporter — MTDPIAASDRGPDRSPVSEPGPPQATASNLWVPIGALLLAMLLAALDQTIVSTALPTIVSDLGGLEHLSWVVTAYMLASTAATPLWGKLGDMYGRKVFFQASIVIFLLGSVLCGIAQNMGELIAFRAIQGLGGGGLMVLSQAIVGDLVAPRDRGKYQGLFGAVFGVTSVLGPLLGGLFVDNLSWRWVFYINLPIGVVALVVIATVLHGTEVRRSHRIDYLGTVLIASVATCLVLMTSLGGTTWAWSSWRIVGLGVLGVVLLAAFVLVERAAAEPVLPLRLFRSRTFSLVAVISFVVGFAMFGALTYLPTFLQVVMQVSPTMSGIHMLPMVLGMLATSIGSGQIVARTGHYRAFPIAGTAVTTVGLLLLSMLDEHSSTFEMSCYFLVFGLGLGLVMQVLVLIVQNSVGYQDLGVATAGATFFRSIGASFGVSIFGTIFASGLNDRLATALAGVALPPGFSAGEITSDPRVVSGLPADTQAAVYHAYAESITRVFLYAVPVALVAFVLSLFLKEQKLRTTVTAPDLSESIGLNPVERSSLDEISRALSVLSSREARRDLFKRITATAGLDLKPASSWLLLQMYHHGSVEPAELAERRIVPFAVVEEAVREVEGNGLAARTGGLPLRLTEPGEEVALKLVAARREQLAKLLGDWDEKQFDDLAELLTRLSSALCSDLRDRPDPVGHEPPYHGEGRSF, encoded by the coding sequence ATGACGGATCCGATCGCCGCGTCCGACCGAGGCCCCGACCGGAGCCCGGTGAGCGAGCCCGGCCCTCCGCAGGCCACCGCATCCAACCTCTGGGTGCCGATCGGCGCCCTGCTGCTGGCGATGCTCCTCGCGGCGCTCGACCAGACCATCGTCTCCACCGCCCTGCCCACCATCGTCAGCGACCTCGGCGGCCTCGAACACCTCTCCTGGGTGGTCACCGCCTACATGCTGGCCTCCACCGCGGCCACCCCGCTCTGGGGCAAGCTCGGCGACATGTACGGCCGGAAGGTCTTCTTCCAGGCCTCCATCGTGATCTTCCTGCTGGGCTCGGTGCTCTGCGGCATCGCCCAGAACATGGGCGAGCTGATCGCCTTCCGCGCGATCCAGGGGCTCGGCGGCGGCGGCCTGATGGTGCTCTCCCAGGCCATCGTCGGCGACCTCGTCGCCCCCCGGGACCGCGGGAAGTACCAGGGCCTCTTCGGCGCGGTCTTCGGCGTCACCAGCGTGCTCGGACCGCTGCTCGGCGGCCTCTTCGTCGACAACCTCAGCTGGCGCTGGGTCTTCTACATCAACCTGCCGATCGGCGTGGTCGCGCTGGTGGTGATCGCCACCGTGCTGCACGGGACGGAGGTGCGGCGGAGCCACAGGATCGACTACCTCGGCACCGTGCTGATCGCCTCCGTCGCGACCTGCCTGGTGCTGATGACCTCGCTCGGCGGCACCACCTGGGCGTGGAGCTCGTGGCGGATCGTCGGCCTGGGCGTGCTCGGCGTGGTCCTGCTGGCCGCCTTCGTCCTGGTCGAGCGGGCGGCCGCCGAACCCGTCCTGCCGCTGCGCCTCTTCCGCTCCCGGACGTTCAGCCTGGTGGCCGTCATCTCCTTCGTCGTCGGCTTCGCGATGTTCGGTGCGCTGACCTACCTGCCCACCTTCCTCCAGGTGGTCATGCAGGTCTCGCCCACCATGTCCGGCATCCACATGCTGCCGATGGTGCTCGGCATGCTCGCCACCTCGATCGGCTCCGGGCAGATCGTGGCCCGCACCGGTCACTACCGGGCCTTCCCGATCGCCGGGACGGCCGTCACCACCGTCGGCCTGCTGCTGCTCTCCATGCTGGACGAGCACAGCAGCACCTTCGAGATGAGCTGCTACTTCCTGGTCTTCGGCCTCGGACTGGGCCTGGTGATGCAGGTCCTGGTGCTGATCGTGCAGAACTCGGTGGGGTACCAGGACCTGGGCGTCGCCACCGCCGGAGCCACCTTCTTCCGCTCGATCGGCGCCTCCTTCGGCGTCTCCATCTTCGGCACGATCTTCGCGTCCGGGCTGAACGACCGGCTCGCCACGGCCCTGGCCGGGGTCGCACTGCCGCCCGGCTTCAGCGCCGGCGAGATCACCTCGGACCCGCGGGTCGTCAGCGGCCTGCCCGCCGATACGCAGGCCGCCGTCTACCACGCCTACGCGGAGTCGATCACCAGGGTCTTCCTCTACGCGGTGCCGGTCGCGCTGGTGGCGTTCGTGCTCTCGCTGTTCCTGAAGGAGCAGAAGCTGCGGACCACCGTGACCGCACCCGACCTCAGCGAGTCGATCGGCCTCAACCCGGTGGAGCGGTCCTCGCTGGACGAGATCAGCCGGGCCCTGTCGGTGCTGAGCAGCCGCGAGGCGCGGCGCGACCTGTTCAAACGCATCACCGCCACCGCCGGGCTCGACCTCAAGCCGGCGTCCAGCTGGCTGCTCCTCCAGATGTACCACCACGGCTCCGTCGAGCCCGCCGAACTGGCGGAGCGGCGGATCGTCCCGTTCGCGGTGGTGGAGGAGGCGGTGCGGGAGGTCGAGGGCAACGGCCTGGCCGCCCGCACCGGCGGCCTCCCGCTGCGGCTCACCGAACCGGGCGAGGAGGTGGCGCTCAAGCTGGTCGCCGCCCGCCGGGAGCAGCTCGCGAAGCTGCTCGGCGACTGGGACGAGAAGCAGTTCGACGACCTCGCGGAGCTGCTCACCAGGCTCTCCTCGGCGCTCTGCTCGGACCTCCGCGACCGGCCCGACCCGGTCGGGCACGAGCCGCCGTACCACGGGGAGGGGCGCTCGTTCTGA
- a CDS encoding MarR family winged helix-turn-helix transcriptional regulator, whose amino-acid sequence MPLRLLLGFRVIIDELHERIAREGHPDLRPMHGFVFQAIGPDGTTAVELGRRLGVSKQAAGKTVEHLERLGYVERGSDPADARRKVVRLTPHGVDCLVRSARIFDELRAQWSAALGEDRLRALESDLRTLAPGDPFRLDTPRWFGTQ is encoded by the coding sequence TTGCCGCTCCGTCTGCTGCTCGGCTTCCGGGTGATCATCGACGAGCTGCACGAACGCATCGCCCGCGAGGGCCACCCCGACCTCCGGCCGATGCACGGGTTCGTCTTCCAGGCGATCGGGCCGGACGGCACCACCGCCGTCGAGCTCGGCCGCCGTCTCGGCGTCTCCAAGCAGGCCGCCGGCAAGACCGTCGAGCACCTCGAACGGCTCGGCTACGTCGAACGCGGCTCCGACCCGGCCGACGCCCGCCGCAAGGTGGTCCGACTGACCCCGCACGGCGTCGACTGCCTGGTCCGCTCCGCCCGGATCTTCGACGAGCTGCGCGCCCAGTGGTCCGCCGCGCTCGGCGAGGACCGGCTGCGCGCACTGGAGTCTGACCTGCGGACGCTCGCCCCGGGCGACCCGTTCCGGCTGGACACCCCGCGCTGGTTCGGGACCCAATGA
- a CDS encoding TMEM165/GDT1 family protein, which produces MSLTVAAITFGIVFLSELPDKTALASLMLGAKYRASYVFAGIAAAFALQVGIALVAGHLLSMLPHRWVEGVTGVLFLAGAAMLLFHGGDDDEDGHAAKEPSANSFWKVAGASFVVVAIAEFGDLTQIMTANLAAKYADPLAVGLGAWLALCSVAGIAILGGQKLLKHVPMKMIIRVAAGVMVLMAGFSIFQAITG; this is translated from the coding sequence ATGAGCCTGACCGTAGCCGCGATCACCTTCGGCATCGTCTTCCTGTCCGAACTCCCGGACAAGACCGCCCTGGCCAGCCTGATGCTCGGCGCCAAGTACCGCGCGAGCTACGTCTTCGCCGGCATCGCCGCCGCCTTCGCCCTCCAGGTGGGCATCGCCCTGGTCGCCGGGCACCTGCTCTCGATGCTGCCGCACCGCTGGGTGGAGGGCGTCACCGGCGTGCTGTTCCTGGCCGGCGCGGCGATGCTGCTCTTCCACGGCGGGGACGACGACGAGGACGGGCACGCGGCCAAGGAGCCGTCCGCCAACAGCTTCTGGAAGGTGGCCGGGGCCAGCTTCGTGGTCGTGGCGATCGCCGAGTTCGGCGACCTCACCCAGATCATGACCGCCAACCTGGCCGCCAAGTACGCCGACCCGCTCGCCGTGGGCCTGGGTGCGTGGCTGGCGCTCTGCTCCGTCGCGGGGATCGCGATCCTGGGCGGGCAGAAGCTGCTGAAGCACGTCCCGATGAAGATGATCATCCGGGTGGCGGCGGGTGTGATGGTGCTGATGGCCGGGTTCAGCATCTTCCAGGCGATCACCGGCTGA
- a CDS encoding dolichyl-phosphate-mannose--protein mannosyltransferase, whose amino-acid sequence MTQVALTHPPAPPAPAAPEPGRRGLLRRAADRADWLGPIGVALFAGLLRFWNLGYPNAFVFDETYYPKDAWSLLRQGYEGTWPDTSNTEILAVPQHIPLTQAPEFIAHPPLGKWVIALGEWGFGLHPFGWRFMTALLGTVSVLMLARIGRRLFGSTLIGCTAALLMAVDGLHLVMSRIGLLDGVQMFFVLAAFGALLVDRDHARARLAAVRDAYGGDTVRLGARPWRIAAGVFLGAACGVKWNGAMVLAAFGLLTVLWDQSGRRWAGARRPWRSMLRRDALPAFLSTVGAAFVVYVGGWAGWLFTGGGKGGTGGGFDRHWADDRAGLSPDTFLGVPLPQVPMSWVPAPLRSLWHYHSQMYDFNTGLSTPHTYQSNPFSWLVQGRPVSMYWEQAPSGQHGCTASGGCAVQILGLGTPLLWWTACFALLYLLWRWFFRRDWRSGAVLCGVAGVYLPWFQYQERTVFSFYMVVLVPFLCLAVAQMLGAMLGPEGCTPERRRIGAAGAGLIVLAIMACFAFFYPLYTAEVIPMTSWQDRMWFTGWI is encoded by the coding sequence ATGACGCAAGTGGCGCTCACGCACCCACCCGCACCACCAGCCCCCGCAGCCCCGGAACCGGGACGGCGGGGGCTGCTGCGAAGGGCGGCCGACCGGGCCGACTGGCTCGGGCCGATCGGCGTGGCGCTCTTCGCAGGCCTGCTGAGGTTCTGGAACCTCGGCTACCCCAACGCCTTCGTCTTCGACGAGACCTACTACCCCAAGGACGCCTGGTCACTGCTCCGGCAGGGCTACGAGGGCACCTGGCCCGACACCTCCAACACCGAGATCCTGGCCGTCCCGCAGCACATCCCGCTCACGCAGGCCCCCGAGTTCATCGCCCACCCGCCGCTCGGCAAGTGGGTCATCGCCCTCGGCGAGTGGGGCTTCGGCCTGCACCCCTTCGGCTGGCGGTTCATGACCGCCCTGCTCGGCACCGTCTCGGTGCTGATGCTGGCCCGGATCGGCCGCCGCCTGTTCGGCTCCACCCTGATCGGCTGCACCGCGGCCCTGCTGATGGCGGTGGACGGCCTCCACCTGGTGATGAGCCGGATCGGCCTGCTCGACGGCGTCCAGATGTTCTTCGTGCTGGCCGCCTTCGGCGCGCTGCTGGTCGACCGCGACCACGCCCGGGCCCGGCTGGCCGCCGTCCGCGACGCCTACGGCGGCGACACCGTCCGGCTCGGCGCCCGCCCGTGGCGGATCGCCGCCGGGGTGTTCCTCGGCGCCGCCTGCGGGGTCAAGTGGAACGGCGCCATGGTGCTCGCGGCCTTCGGCCTGCTCACCGTCCTCTGGGACCAGTCCGGCCGCCGCTGGGCCGGAGCCCGCCGTCCGTGGCGCTCGATGCTCCGCCGGGACGCGCTGCCCGCCTTCCTCTCCACCGTCGGCGCCGCGTTCGTCGTCTACGTCGGGGGCTGGGCCGGCTGGCTGTTCACCGGCGGCGGGAAGGGCGGCACCGGCGGCGGCTTCGACCGGCACTGGGCCGACGACCGGGCCGGTCTCTCCCCGGACACCTTCCTCGGCGTCCCGCTGCCGCAGGTCCCGATGAGCTGGGTGCCGGCGCCGCTGCGCAGCCTCTGGCACTACCACTCGCAGATGTACGACTTCAATACCGGCCTGAGCACCCCGCACACCTACCAGTCCAACCCCTTCAGCTGGCTGGTCCAGGGCCGCCCGGTCTCCATGTACTGGGAACAGGCGCCGAGCGGGCAGCACGGCTGCACCGCGTCCGGCGGCTGCGCGGTGCAGATCCTCGGCCTCGGTACCCCGTTGCTCTGGTGGACGGCCTGCTTCGCGCTCCTCTACCTGCTGTGGCGCTGGTTCTTCCGCCGCGACTGGCGGTCGGGCGCCGTACTGTGCGGCGTCGCCGGCGTCTACCTGCCGTGGTTCCAGTACCAGGAGCGGACCGTCTTCTCCTTCTACATGGTGGTGCTCGTCCCCTTCCTCTGCCTGGCCGTCGCCCAGATGCTCGGGGCGATGCTCGGCCCGGAGGGCTGCACACCCGAGCGGCGCCGGATCGGTGCCGCCGGGGCCGGGCTGATCGTGCTGGCGATCATGGCCTGCTTCGCCTTCTTCTACCCGCTGTACACGGCGGAGGTGATCCCGATGACGTCCTGGCAGGACCGGATGTGGTTCACCGGCTGGATCTGA
- a CDS encoding rRNA adenine N-6-methyltransferase family protein, whose product MVGSDLPLVPWPDDEDGAPVSSSPTPTVVAQRLRNLDVADGMRVLDIGTGIGWTAGLLAHRLGADRVVTVELDRDLANEARRRLLVNRLPVKVVADDGMLGHPQGAPYDRIHVAVATRRVPMALIEQVVPGGLIVVPYTTPFCDGGLSKLTVAEDGRSADGPFVEEAAFVREREQWPESREFAIGGVRHGPSELDPAVVADHAAAAFAIGVRLSGRLCRREVSADYDRLGTGRLEVSDGLSYAHCRFADWGARHAVSQAGPRNLWDEVTAAHAWWQRQGGPGLTRFGLTVTVEGEHRVWLDDPGRVVG is encoded by the coding sequence TTGGTCGGTTCCGACCTTCCGCTCGTCCCCTGGCCGGACGACGAGGACGGGGCGCCGGTGTCATCCAGCCCGACACCCACGGTGGTCGCACAGAGGCTCCGGAATCTCGATGTCGCGGACGGCATGCGGGTGTTGGACATCGGTACGGGCATCGGCTGGACTGCCGGGCTGCTCGCCCACCGGCTCGGGGCGGACCGGGTGGTCACGGTCGAGCTCGATCGTGACCTGGCGAACGAAGCGCGCCGCCGCCTGCTCGTCAATCGGCTCCCGGTCAAGGTGGTTGCCGACGATGGCATGCTCGGCCACCCGCAGGGCGCGCCGTACGACCGGATCCACGTCGCGGTGGCGACGCGACGCGTGCCGATGGCCCTGATCGAACAGGTGGTGCCCGGCGGACTCATCGTGGTCCCGTACACCACGCCGTTCTGTGACGGCGGGCTGTCGAAGCTGACCGTCGCCGAGGACGGGCGATCCGCCGACGGACCGTTCGTCGAGGAGGCCGCGTTCGTGCGGGAGCGGGAACAGTGGCCGGAGAGCAGGGAGTTTGCGATCGGCGGTGTTCGCCACGGACCGTCCGAGCTGGATCCCGCCGTCGTGGCCGACCATGCCGCCGCCGCGTTCGCGATCGGTGTGAGGTTGTCGGGCCGGCTGTGCAGGCGCGAGGTGTCGGCAGACTACGACCGCCTCGGGACCGGCCGCCTGGAGGTCTCGGACGGACTGTCGTACGCGCACTGCCGCTTCGCCGACTGGGGCGCGCGGCATGCGGTGTCGCAGGCCGGGCCCCGGAACCTGTGGGACGAGGTGACCGCGGCCCATGCGTGGTGGCAACGGCAGGGAGGGCCGGGGCTCACCCGGTTCGGCCTGACCGTCACGGTCGAGGGAGAGCACCGGGTGTGGCTCGACGATCCGGGCCG
- a CDS encoding peptidoglycan-binding domain-containing protein has translation MPDQHCPTCGTARSAGCRCLPDPALDETAVLPHMEGPPLVRPYVPQAVGQVADDPQTGGSAGAPGVPGTAGAPFAATAPPPAPVHPPAAPPLGPDADAYATTVLPPIASAPQFPPPPQSRPQPQTPPYPAPPHPASPAGVPTATDPADPDPDRPSDGEIGVFAFAHAPAPDGTAPAHGGRAARRAAEQDAASPLLRRKGVLVAAGAALLAVTVGIAYAVTPSAEPERRAAPAPTTTLAPAPVEPTAPVQPSPSAPPTADSPSPSPTRTTAKPSPSRSTATTAPPAQTTPPPVAAPPAPAPTPDPVAPAPTPSAETPAPAPTAAPTPTPTPSATATPAPTPTFQALQYGMNGPDVLTMQQKLAVVLCWMNVPKNGNFDRRTESSVAYFQVVQGVQGDATGVYGPNTAAALGKRTGC, from the coding sequence ATGCCGGACCAGCACTGCCCGACGTGCGGCACCGCGCGCTCCGCCGGGTGCAGGTGCCTCCCGGACCCCGCCCTCGACGAGACAGCCGTCCTCCCGCACATGGAGGGCCCGCCGCTGGTCCGCCCGTACGTGCCGCAGGCGGTCGGGCAGGTCGCGGACGACCCGCAGACCGGCGGCTCCGCCGGTGCCCCCGGTGTCCCCGGGACCGCGGGCGCCCCGTTCGCCGCCACCGCGCCGCCGCCCGCTCCGGTCCATCCTCCGGCCGCCCCGCCGCTGGGCCCCGACGCGGACGCCTACGCGACCACGGTGCTCCCGCCGATCGCGTCGGCCCCCCAGTTCCCCCCGCCGCCGCAGTCCCGACCGCAGCCGCAGACCCCGCCGTACCCGGCGCCGCCCCACCCCGCGTCGCCGGCCGGGGTCCCGACGGCCACCGACCCCGCCGACCCCGATCCCGACCGGCCCTCGGACGGCGAGATCGGCGTCTTCGCGTTCGCCCACGCCCCCGCACCCGACGGGACGGCGCCCGCCCACGGCGGCCGGGCCGCCCGGCGCGCCGCGGAGCAGGACGCCGCGAGCCCGCTCCTCCGCCGCAAGGGCGTGCTGGTCGCGGCCGGCGCCGCGCTGCTGGCGGTCACCGTCGGCATCGCGTACGCGGTCACGCCCTCCGCCGAGCCCGAGCGCCGGGCGGCGCCCGCCCCGACCACGACGCTGGCGCCCGCTCCGGTCGAACCGACCGCTCCGGTCCAGCCGAGCCCGAGCGCGCCGCCCACCGCGGACTCCCCCAGCCCGAGCCCGACGCGGACGACCGCCAAGCCGAGTCCGAGCCGGTCCACGGCCACCACCGCGCCGCCCGCGCAGACCACCCCGCCCCCGGTCGCCGCTCCCCCGGCCCCGGCGCCGACCCCCGACCCGGTGGCTCCGGCACCCACCCCCTCCGCCGAGACTCCCGCCCCCGCCCCGACGGCGGCGCCGACTCCGACGCCCACCCCCAGCGCGACGGCCACCCCGGCGCCGACGCCCACCTTCCAGGCCCTGCAGTACGGGATGAACGGGCCGGACGTCCTGACGATGCAGCAGAAGCTGGCCGTCGTCCTGTGCTGGATGAACGTCCCGAAGAACGGCAACTTCGACCGCCGCACCGAGAGCTCCGTCGCCTACTTCCAGGTGGTGCAGGGCGTCCAGGGCGACGCGACCGGCGTCTACGGGCCCAACACGGCAGCCGCACTGGGGAAGCGCACCGGCTGCTGA
- a CDS encoding antibiotic biosynthesis monooxygenase family protein, producing the protein MSVVKINVLTVPAEQREVLEKRFAARAGAVENSDGFEYFELLRPVEGTDQYLVYTRWRDEESFQAWLAGPMQAAHRQGPPAAEGEAPQRPAATGSTLWSFDVVQSTGLKA; encoded by the coding sequence GTGTCCGTCGTCAAGATCAATGTCCTGACCGTCCCCGCGGAGCAGCGGGAGGTGCTGGAGAAGCGCTTCGCCGCCCGGGCCGGCGCGGTGGAGAACTCGGACGGCTTCGAGTACTTCGAGCTGCTCCGCCCGGTCGAGGGCACCGACCAGTACCTCGTCTACACCCGCTGGCGTGACGAGGAGTCCTTCCAGGCCTGGCTCGCCGGCCCGATGCAGGCCGCCCACCGCCAGGGCCCGCCGGCCGCGGAGGGCGAGGCCCCGCAGCGCCCGGCCGCCACCGGCTCCACCCTGTGGTCCTTCGACGTGGTGCAGTCGACGGGCCTGAAGGCCTGA
- a CDS encoding ABC transporter permease — MAASAAAQDQLLPVTPALGVVAALLLAAAVAVAGWGRLGYGHAVLRAGLRAVVQLAAVALVITWVVGSLWWSALFVLLMFSVAVRTAGQRMAGGRRPAGAPGPRPGTAHGPVPAPGRGPLRGRRWPTWGGRRTGRPRGRGRGRGRGHGPADAGERAWMWAAVPIGAGVLPVLALLLACGLLPPKGLSVIPVAGILIGGALTATSLSGRRALDELRQRNGEVEAALALGFEARDARLEICRTAAATSLVPALDQTRTVGLVTLPGAFVGMLLGGASPVQAGAVQLFVLVGLLVVEAVAVVAVLELVGRGLVRAGRPGEGIG; from the coding sequence GTGGCGGCGTCGGCGGCCGCGCAGGACCAGCTGCTGCCGGTCACGCCGGCGCTCGGGGTGGTCGCCGCGCTGCTGCTGGCGGCCGCCGTCGCGGTCGCCGGGTGGGGCCGGCTCGGGTACGGGCACGCCGTGCTCCGGGCCGGGCTGCGCGCGGTGGTGCAGCTGGCCGCCGTCGCCCTGGTGATCACCTGGGTGGTCGGCTCGCTCTGGTGGTCGGCGCTCTTCGTGCTGCTGATGTTCTCGGTCGCCGTACGGACCGCGGGGCAGCGGATGGCCGGCGGGCGGCGGCCCGCGGGCGCGCCGGGGCCGAGGCCGGGGACGGCGCACGGGCCGGTACCGGCGCCCGGGCGGGGACCGCTGCGCGGGCGCCGGTGGCCGACGTGGGGCGGCCGGCGGACGGGGCGCCCACGCGGGCGCGGGCGCGGGCGCGGGCGCGGGCACGGTCCGGCGGACGCGGGGGAGCGCGCCTGGATGTGGGCGGCCGTGCCGATCGGGGCCGGGGTGCTGCCGGTGCTCGCCCTGCTGCTCGCCTGCGGGCTCCTGCCGCCGAAGGGCCTCTCCGTCATCCCGGTCGCCGGCATCCTGATCGGCGGCGCGCTCACCGCGACCTCGCTCTCCGGCCGGCGGGCCCTGGACGAGCTGCGGCAGCGCAACGGCGAGGTGGAGGCGGCGCTGGCGCTCGGCTTCGAGGCCCGGGACGCCCGGCTGGAGATCTGCCGCACCGCCGCCGCGACCTCGCTCGTCCCGGCACTCGACCAGACCCGGACGGTCGGCCTGGTCACCCTGCCCGGCGCCTTCGTCGGCATGCTGCTCGGCGGGGCGTCGCCGGTCCAGGCGGGTGCGGTGCAGCTGTTCGTGCTGGTCGGGCTGCTGGTGGTGGAGGCGGTCGCGGTCGTGGCGGTGCTGGAGCTGGTCGGCCGGGGGCTGGTCCGCGCCGGGCGGCCGGGGGAGGGGATCGGGTAG